The DNA window GATGTTAGACCTCAAACAGATGTCCATTCAGCTGGATCAGAAATGCCAAGATCCCTGCAAGGACACCGTGGAAATCAAACCCATTACAGGGAAAGGTAAAAATCGACAACGTTCTGTAGGTCGTTCCCCATTTCATCAGAGAGGTTGCTCAATCCTGCTCCTGGAGAAATCGCTCTACGTACCCATCATTTGTCCTTGTTGCTTGTTTAGTCAGAAGCGAATCAATGGCATCAATCAATAGAGGCTGAGACGATTTGTCCCAATCCAGTTATATGGATGCACTTTAGCAATGGTTAATGAATTCATTTGTTTATATCACTTGTTGGCATTTCTAAGTGATATTCTTTAAGTAAGGGGTATCAATCCAGTTATATGGATGTACTTTAGATTAGTTTAATGAATTACTTTGTCATTTATTGGCATTTTATAAGGGATTCTTCCATAAATAGGTATACTGTAGCTTTCATTTAATTGAAATGATCAAAAATGGCTGTTAATAAATGCCACAGAGTGGATCATTACCAGGGACAAGGGACAATAAATCAACAATGCTCAAGATCATAAGAACATAATCAGCAATGTAATAGAGCCAGAGCTCATTTCCATCTGTAGTCCAGGAACAGGCtaaaaacactacaaaaacatTGTGCATAGCGCATTGCCTTATGGGAACAGTAATCTTTGTTATTAACACGTAACAACATGGTCCTGGCATGTCGTTTTCCCCCGTATTAGATTGCCAGGATATTGCCAACAAGGGGGCCAAAGGCAGCGGTCTGTACTACGTGAAGCCACTGAAGGCTAAGGAGCAGTTCCTGGTCTACTGCGAGATCGACAGCTTCGGCCGCGGCTTTACCGTCCTGCAGCGGGTACGTGTGTTCTTCCCTTGCAAGTGACACGTAGCATATTCATTATGGTTGGCCCATGCAGGATTCAAACCCCCAACCCCACCAGGCTCCAACCCACTGAGACATTGGAAGTTGGAACCAGGGTTGGGAGCAATTCCATTTCAGTTATTTCAGATAGTAAACATTCCAATTGGGATTTCAGTTCCCGGATTGACTAAAGTGAAATGGTATTGACCCACACCCGATTGGAACCACATATTGTATTATTGCCATAACCACCGTCCAACATATATCTCCACAGAGACGTGATGGCAACGTGGACTTCAACAAGGACTGGATCCAGTATAAGGAGGGCTTCGGCTACCTGAGCCCAGATGACACCACCGAGTTCTGGCTGGGCAATGAGAAGATGCATCTGCTTTCCACCCAGTCCTCCATCCCATACGTGTTGAGGATCGAGCTCACCGACTGGCAGGGCAACAAGAAGTACGCACTACTAAGTTCTCTACTAAGGCTACTACTAGTGCACACTTAGGGCCTACATTCCCCCTCTCCTGAATAGAAAATGGTGTACAAAATGTAGTGGGAACAGCTCAAAGTCTTATCCCAGCAGGTAAAACTGGTTGCAATGATGTCACTGCAACCCGTTGTAAGGCCGTTATAATGACATAATTGCAACCATCTTGACCCACTGGGATGCTTACCAATCCAATTCTGTGGTGTCTAGGTTTCACGCTATAGAAATGCTATAAATACCAGATTTTGCTATTATCAATTCCCCCTCAAATTTATTGGGGGCTGGGCACCATTGGTCTTGCCTATATGACACATTTACTCGCGCAATTCTCTCCACTAAATTAATGAAATATTTCAGCAAGTCAAATTTTCACTTAGTCCTTAATGTCATTAAGAGACTAAGTTGACATTTGACTTAAGTGGAAATTAGGATTTGCCCCTTTTAATATATTTAGTCCTGAAATATTTAGTGCCATTTAGTGCTATTTTATATGATGAAATGTTGGAAATAAGCAGCGGTAAGCCTTTTCTTTGGTGAGGTGTCTAACTTAAAAAGAATATGTTTCTCCACACATCTCAAACCTCTGGACTTTAGTTTGTGGAATAGATTTTCTGGTGCCAAGTTACATAGCTGAAAGaactgacctccacaatcaaagCAACAAACTTCATGACACTGGTTTTTGGAGGCCATGACCCAAGCCGTCAGGATAGTATGCTGCATTTTAAATGAATACTTTGTGGCCTGTGTGGTCTAGTGCTTTGTGCAGCGGACCCCAGTACACACACCACAGTAGGCATGGGTTCAAATGCCTTCCTGACCTGCGCCGCTCATGCTTTTCTTGTCTTATGTATTCAATAAAACCACACGAGTAAAAAAATATAGAATGTATTTCTTTTCTTTCTTTAGGCATGCCGACTACGCCATGTTCAAAGTGGGTCCGGAAGTCGACATGTACCGTCTGACCTACGCTTACTACTTCGGCGGTGACGCGGGTGACGCGTTTGACGGCTTTGACTTCGGCGATGACCCCAGCGACAAGTTCTACACGTCTCACAACGGCATGCAGTTTAGTACCAGCGACAAGGACAACGACAAGTTCCAGGGCAACTGTGCTAAGCAGGACGGCTCCGGTTGGTGGATGAACCGATGCCACGCCGCCCACCTCAACGGGAAATACTACCCgggtaaggacacacacacgtacacagacacgtgcgcactctcacacacagacacatgcacgttCTTGCGTTTTTCTGTTTTTCTTTGAAAGAATACTACTCTCCAAGTAACATGAACCATGCTATAGTTATACATTTATGCAAGTCACTACCAACCTATACCAATGTCACTACATTTTTACTGTTACCTTTCCGAGAAGGCCACATTTAGGAGTAGGCCCAACACTGTGATTTTCTTACTTGTAACAAACGTTTCATTGACACTTCTCTCTTTCCGTCTTTCCATCCCTAGGTGGGAAGTACACGGAGAAGGACGCCGGCGAGTCAGGCTACGACAATGGCATCATCTGGGCCACGTGGCACAGCCGCTGGTACTCCTTGAAGGAGACTACCATGAAGATCATCCCCACCAACAGGATCACGGCGGGGGACGGACAGCAGACCGGAGGGGTCAAACAGTTTGGAGGCCTGGGAGACAACTAAAACACATACTGTGTCCTGGGAAAGTTCAAGGAAGCTCAAACTTCCTTGAATTTTGCCGGGCACAGATTAAGCCAAGTCCTAAAACGCACATGGAGAATCTCTATTAAACATGTAGTCCAGGACTAACTTTAGGCctaatctgtgtctggggaaAAGGCCCTCTGTCTTGTAACTTTTTTTTATTGGTTCGATCAATTTCGTTTTTTTGCCCTCTTGCCTAAAATATTGTCTATGATCAAATCGCTGTTGTTGGACCTTGGAAGATTGGTTCAACTTCTTCTATTTAGCACCATCTTAGAACAAACGTTATCTACTGTCTATGGAGAATAATTAGATCTGGTTGGTTTAACCAGTGAATAAATGTTGTATTTGTCtacatgtaaaatgtattttgtgcTGGTTTTAGATACCCCTGCAACGACTACATGATCTAAGACAGGGTTTGAACCTGGGTGGTCTGAAAGCCATAAGACTGTGTAAGCCCTCTAAGCTAAAAGCCAATACCTCAGGGAGATAACACacgtcttcaggtctcaggccaAGGTGCCGAATCACCTCAAATAGCATTTAAAAGACCATGCCAATTTCTTTATTGTACTTTCCCTGATATCCATTCCTGGTACCACTTGTAATTGTTCTAAATGTGATAAATGATACCCACATTTATATGATATACATTTCATTTAGAAATCGAACAAGCAGTATATGATGAATTGCACATAGGCATCGGATGATAAATTAAATAACCATGGAAGTTGGTGGCGGCATTGAAAGGATTTTAAATAGAAGGCTCTGTGCTGGGAGGACCAAACTCAATCAATTAGTTCAACGATTTTTAGAAGCTATTCTGATTCACTGCTATTTTGAAGTTCTTGGAAATCATCTATTGGAAGTTCTTTGAACCAATATTCAAATGGCCTGGTTTGAATTCTGAGAGGATGTGTCAACGGGGAAACAAACTGACGCTATTAGGTAGGAATGTTAAGTAGGAATTTACCGTATTAAAGAGGGTATGTGTGTTTTGCCCACCAAAtccagggtcatgttcagtatGGACAAAACGTTCTGAGACAGAGTGAAACTATTACAAATCCTGTTATGTCATTTATGCTGTTCTATTACAAAATAAATACCAACCTGAACATACGACTAAGTCAATCTTTTCTTTCCTACAACACCAACAGTACAGGAATTAGAACCTATACTTTTGTTGTCCCATTGGTGCGTGGCATTATCAAGACAAATGTTCTCCATACATGTTTTGAGAAGAACATGTTGTTATCATTGTCACGTGATTTACTTGACTGTGCATGGACAAAACCATGTTTGGATGTCATTCGGTAGATGTGGCACTATTACCAAAAAGCCTCTGAGGCTCTCGCTTTTTCTCCCGTCTAATCAGAGGGATCTCAGAAAGGCCTTGTGTACGGGTGTGTGcatgtttgcttgtgtgtgtgtgtgtgtgtgtgtgtgtgtgtgtgtgtgtgtgtgtgtgtgtgtgtgtgtgtgtgtgtgtgtgtgtgtgtgtgtgtgtgtgtgtgtgtgtgtgtgtgtgtgtgtgtgcgtgtttgcttatgtgtgtgtctgtgtgtgtgggtgggtttcTGCTGACTGGTAAGTAGGCTATGTGTGGGTGTTTATTTGTCTTTGTTTGTACATTGCACAGGTCCCCTATGTGAACACTCTTTATGTCAATATTACCCAACATGCATTGCATTTTCCTATCAGCATTTTTATGGAGTCAACCAAAAGCCAAAATTAGTAAATTCATGTATTTCATAACGTACTGCTGCAATTGTCATCAATTTACAATCACTTTTCCATCCAAGAGATAAATGGGATCAGGGAACACTTTTATTCAACACTTTTGGATAGTAGTATCGATGTTGGTTGAATAGAAGTCCACGTCTCTGACAGACATTCCATACGTGTTACTCATATTGAGTCAAATATGTTAGCTGCAATATGCTTAATCATGTTTTCGAAGCATTGGACTGCAGGGAAATAACACAAATATGCTAGAATCTACAGTAGAGATTAAGAGATTTCTGTTTGCTTCTTGATTGTGATCGAAATACTACCTGCACTCCAGTACACAtaacagcacccgatgtcaaaaGAAGGCCAAAAAAAGCATCAATgaaaacaaccacccgagccgcggcctgttcaccccgctatcatccagaaggcgaggtcagtacaggtgcgtcaaagctggggccgagagactgacaAACGGCTTCTATCttaaggtcatcagactgttaaacagccatcactaaccggCTTCctcccggttactcaaccctgcaccttagaggctgctgaactatacatagacatggaatcactggccactttaataatggaacactactcactttaataatggaacactactcactttaataatggaacactggccactttaataatggaacactagtcactttaacaatgtttacatactgctttactcgtCTCATATTtatatattgtattctattctactgtcttTTAGtgaatgccactccgacattgctcaatctaatatttatattttcttaattccattcttttacttttagatttgtgtgtattgttgtgaattgatagataatactgcactattggagctaagaacacaagcatttcgctacacccacaataacatctgctaaatatgtgtattgtACCAATgacattggatttgatttgaaatgcacATTGAAAATTGCCAAATGCAGAGGTGTGTCTTGAATGGGGGTCATTTAGAATTGAGTGTATTAGACACATATTAATCAATGTACTTTCCTTGGCAAACATGGTCCAAGTACCATAGTTTCCAAAGGTTTTCAAAAGGCAGTGTTGACGTATACAGAACATAAAGcacacgatgtcacaggaaggccaaaaagaccaaccacccgagccactgcctgttcaccccactatcatccagaagatggaggtcagtacaggtgcgtcaaagctgggaccgagagactgacaaacggcttcaatctcaaggccatcagactgtgaaacagccatcactagcacattagaggcatagactaggaatccctggccactttaaggaatggaacactagtcactttaataatgtttacatatctggtattactaatctcatatgtatgtactgtattctatactattataCGGTATCTtggtcacttaataatgtttacatatctgtcattactcatctcatatgtatatactgtattctatactattctacggtatcttagtcaataatgtttacatatcttgcattactcttctcatatgtatatactgtattctacactatTCTAAGGTATGTTAgccacttaatgtttacatatctggcattactcatctgatgtttatactgttttctatactattctacggtatctccttcacttaataatgtttacatatcttgcattactcatctcatatgtatatgctgtattctataccattctACTCTATCTTAGTCCGTTCTGCTCTGACAGCGCTCgtccatatactgtacagtatatagtcttaattaattcctacttagatttgtgtgtattgggtatatgttgtgtaatttgtttttatattactgcactgttggaactagaagcacaggcatttcgctacactcgcaataacttctgctaatcacgtgtgtgtgaccaataacatttgatttgataaagtcAGGATGAAATCCAAATAGACAATTTGAAATGTTCGAAAGCCTCAAGAACAACAACGGGCCTATGCTTTTACATGTGATTATGGCTTAAAATGTAAATAAGGCATTGAAAATAAGGCCTGAATTGTTATGTTGGGTTAAGCAGCGCTGCAGAATTAATCAAATACTTGTACCGTAAATGTTACTAGATGTGGCCATGGAGTGGCGCTCATCGTCAGGGGGAGAAAAACAAATTTAACCCGGAAATGAACACGTGAACCGTATTGTTTACATCCGGTGCATCGGAACAGCATCTGCGTTTGTTTAGAAAGCTGGACCTAGCTAAATTTCTACATCTGTTTTatctaaagttttttttttttacagatcgTAAAGGTATCTGGCTAAATAACATCAGAAATGACTGAGGTGTGTGCTCATTCGTGCATCTTAATGTCAGTAAAGCTGAAATAACAATAGGTGTAGCTGACGCGCCACTACCTAACGTTAGCATGATGCCTAGACTATTTGAAGCACACTTAAAATAATTCCATTTGGGAAATTAATATTAGTCGGATCAACTTTATATATACATCTAGCCCAAGTAACATCCGCGGATGTGGTATCGTGGAGTTGAGATATACTTGGCAAGCTAGCATGTATCATGAATATGTAGCTACAGTAGGTAACTAGCAATGACAGATATTGCTGTTGTTGAAAGTCATGTTTCCGTGTATTTTATTTTTCAGGATGTGCAAAAGCACTCTGTGCACACGCTCGTGTTCAGGTCCCTCAAGAGAACTCATGATATGTTTGTGGCTGACCATGCCAAACCAGTCTCCTTGGATGAAACAAGGTACTCGTGTTTTGTAAAACAATATGCTGTCTTTGTTCTCccatctagctaacgttactcgTTTCTGTGTGAGATAAAGATTAGTTGTGTGTGGGTGGgtcctgtctgtgtgttcagGATAGACATAATAGTTTCCGACCCTACACTTGTTTACAGCTGCGCAGGGGGTCGCACAGGCTTTCTGTTTAGATTAAGATACCGGGACCCAGCGCATCTTAGAAACCCTACCTCCACCCAGGGATGAGAAATTCGTTGTACTCCGAATTGGCCCATCATCCAGTAAAAtacaatgttatttgtcacatgcttcgtaaacaacacgtgtagtgaaatgcttacgtacaGGTCTTATTTACAAGTCTTTTCCAAAAAATGCAGAATTAAAGATATAAATATTAAATAGAAATagtaacacgaggaataaatacacagtgaataacgagtaaaaataacatggctatatacagggagtaccagtacagagtagAATGTGCAGGGATACAAGGTTGAGatctatgtacatataggtagggactaggcaaaaggatagataatagacagtagcagcagtgtatgtggtgagtgtgaaagtgtgtggttcagtatgcatgtgtgcgcCTGTTACttgtgtgtaggtagagtccactGTGTGCTCATAGGGGAGTTAGTGAAaacaagtatgtgtgtgttggggtgtcagtgtaataCGTATGTGAGTtacacttttttatttaacctttatttaactaggaaactcagttaagaacaaattcatatttacaatgacggcctaccccggccaaacccgaaccatgctgggccaattgtgcaccgccctacgggactcccagtCATGGCCGGTTgtcatacagcctggaatcgaactagggtctgtagtggcgcctctagcactgagacgcagtgccttagaccgctttaAGTAAACTGACGTTTTCATCATGCTAGATAGCAGTAGCCACTTGAAAataaaaggagagccgcacactcttggagctcagatgcaaaaatttaataccaacgtttcgacagccatgCTGTCTTTGGCAtctattggcatcgaacatgtcaccctccctaggagagggggtgaccttgataatttattgttaaaacgagaggctgcctggatctttaatttaaagacccttgcgcccttcggtctcaacgtagactttgatctgaagccaatcttgtgattattgtgactttgccactgtaattgtgtgtaaacttgtatagtgaaattaatctatgatcgtatgctatccatttgtttgtatgctgttctttgtatgacattttaatatttgattattaaccaatga is part of the Oncorhynchus clarkii lewisi isolate Uvic-CL-2024 chromosome 10, UVic_Ocla_1.0, whole genome shotgun sequence genome and encodes:
- the LOC139418860 gene encoding fibrinogen gamma chain-like translates to MAPSLLSTAAGVILLFSLSSAQTRGDYSEDCTPRDGFGKYCPTTCGVADYLNRYKPVVDKDLDEMEDILGRITNLTTGATEKVTYMKDSATQHQKSGGDVHYKRSASILDDVLRFEKTIVSQEEQIYQLQGMLESNKKRMLDLKQMSIQLDQKCQDPCKDTVEIKPITGKDCQDIANKGAKGSGLYYVKPLKAKEQFLVYCEIDSFGRGFTVLQRRRDGNVDFNKDWIQYKEGFGYLSPDDTTEFWLGNEKMHLLSTQSSIPYVLRIELTDWQGNKKHADYAMFKVGPEVDMYRLTYAYYFGGDAGDAFDGFDFGDDPSDKFYTSHNGMQFSTSDKDNDKFQGNCAKQDGSGWWMNRCHAAHLNGKYYPGGKYTEKDAGESGYDNGIIWATWHSRWYSLKETTMKIIPTNRITAGDGQQTGGVKQFGGLGDN